A region of the Oncorhynchus gorbuscha isolate QuinsamMale2020 ecotype Even-year linkage group LG02, OgorEven_v1.0, whole genome shotgun sequence genome:
AAATAGCACTATAGGGGAAAGGATGCCATTTAAGATGCAGACCTTACTCAGCAGGACCATTAGAGAAGGGCCCTCCTCTCTATGACCCTAATACTGAGAACAGAGTAACAACAAGTGGCTTCAGACTGATTCAAAGTATAAGCGTTCAGTGGCCAGGgtaaaacctaaacagcctaggTCTTGCCATGGCATTGTCAGGGCAATATGGCCATTTCCATTCCAGGAGTGTATTTGAATAAGCTTAAGTGATGTTCTAAAGGGACATTTGTGTATTTATTTCTGCACTTGGAATTTCACTCATGCTTAGAAGCTTACTATGCACGTTTTAAAAGTAGTCTAACTACAAATCCAGAATTGTGCAGAAAATAAACAAGATGTGTGCTTTATTTTCTGTACAATTGTTCTactaaacacgcacacacacacacatacactgctgATGTGTTGCTTTGTTGTGCAGTGCACCCAGTCCTAGTGGAGCCCTGCCTTGGAGGAATGTCTGTGTGCTCTCTCGGGGGAGGTGCCCAGAGTGGACAAATCATGCTAATTGTCCTGGAGAGTAACAGAGCGTTAGACCCAAGatgaaggcagagagggaggatctCTCCAAAGCCATAGCCGCTCCTCAACTTTTGCTGCTCTGGTGTCTTCTTGTCTCACCTCAGTCAGGTAAGGGAAACTTTCCCCTGTTTTTGGAAAACACATCTGTACTGACTTATTAAAGGAATGTGTAGTGTTCACTTGCAAGGCTCAGACAATGTGGGTGGGAAGTATTTAGAGTGGAGTGGGCAAGTGTAGGTTGGTTTATGCATGTTTTCTGACTGACATATTTGTTTGGCTGGTAAGTTGGACACATACATTTTGTGTCCTACTAAATTATGCCTACTTTTGCATGTAAATTCGTTCATGTAAATTCATCtattcaataaaaaaaaacatgacgGTCAATCATTCAACAGCCCCTTATTAGACCCCTATTATGAATTTAAATGTCTCAGAATATTTATTGAATTAATTTGTTTAGCATATATGCATAGGTACCATATAAATTACAAAAACAATTACATAAAACACAATTTCCATGTCAAACAAGCAAATAAACATTTCCTTGTTGTGTACTAGCTTATATTCTGAAAAACACTTTATTTAAAACATTGAAATAGACTTCACAATGCCACACAGTATGTCTTTTTATTACTATTGCTCTCTGATGACACTTACACTCCGATGACACTCATAAAACTATACATAATCTGTGGATTTAAAAATAGATTGATGAAGATATATTATTTGGCAGAAAGCAGTCACAATGGGACCCAGATTCAAACCTGGAGTAAAATGTACTTTCAATGGACATTCTCTATTGAGAACggtttttagtccaggactgCTTAATCTGGGTTTGGGAAACCGGCAAATATTGTTTAGACTTTAGAGAGTTTAGGCGTTCGGTCTGTACAAAAACCTTTTTAGTTCATATCAATGGTATTTGATCTCTGTAGAGCCCATGTGGAAACTATGCTACTCAGATGTCTTCCGGTTGGTTCAGCAGGTTTGCCAAAGGTTGGAGAAGGACCTGAGCTCAGGCTATTGAGGTGTGACCTAGATGCATAAATGGAAAGCTATACGAGGAATTGATCATTTTGTACATATATAATTCTAATTGTATATGAGATATAGAAAAAAGGTGTGCAGAGTCAAACATAGAAACATGATACTTGGTACTTTTAGAGGTGCGGTTGTGTCATGTCATTGCGGTTGTGTTGTCATCAGCAGAATCACTGGGGCCCTCTGTCTTTGGGCTCAGCCAATCGGGGAGCTTGTGTTGCTCTGAGGCCTCTTTCATGGGCTGCCAGGAAGGAAATTGGCCCAAACAATCCCCCCTTTTGTCAGCTCATCACAGCCGTCCAAGAGGACTGTGAGCCGTTACCACGGTGATGCAGTGCTGCCAAACAGGCTCCATGCAGCGCACTCTGCCCCGGCGGAGGAGGGGGCCCGGTGCCCACAGTCGAGTCATCAGCAGCCTGCCGCCCACAACAACAGCCAGCAGAGCTAGTTACAGTCCTTTGGCTCTCACTTTATAAGCCCACTCTgatcacatactgtatataggctatTACCATCAAAAAGAATCCTCTGGTCAATCAACTCTGAAAGAATTTCTGCAAAATCTGTTGGCCATAAGTTAGACGGTTTGAGATATGCCTTGTAGTGAAGTTGTTGAACTAGCTAAGGGGCTAAGATAATACTTAGCATAACCCAGACAATGACCTGTTAAAAATGTCACGCCTTCTAGCCACAAATGCTTGAATAGAAGCATGTCACTTAATCAAGGACGGTTTAGACACGACTGTGATGGTGGTATTGGTGGTGTGGAGATTGTGGACAGCCCAATATTTTTCTGAATACTAACCTTCACAGTGTAATGGAATAGGAAAAGTCCACAGGAggatgctgaggggaggacggcccATAATACTGTCTGGAATAGACCGAATGAAATGACATCAAACacttggaaaccatgtgtttgatgtatttgataccattccagtaattccactccagccattaccacgagccggTCTCCCCCAATTAAGGCGCCACCAACCTCTGAGGGAAGTGTGCCAAGTGTCCTTGGGTACACGATCTGGGTAAAGCTTGTTTGTTGGATGGCTTGCtagtgtaaccggtgtgaaatggctagcatttcaatcggtgaggTGACAGAGgatccctggttcgagcccaggttggggcgagaAAAGAGATGgaagcaacactgttacactaggCCTATTTAAAATACACTTGTAGCAAGCTGAAATGGCATTGCAGGTAGGGTACACCTGTACCCTATTGCAGTGTATTGCATGTATCAGTTTATCCATGTCACACATGCGTGTAAGTGGTGGAACACGTGTTCCATTCATATGAACAGAGACGTGTATAGAATAGAAATCTGctaaatatacagtataacctGAATAAATAGACTCCGTTCCATCTTCTCTGGGTCCAGGACGTGTCAAGGGAGTCAACATCACCAGCCCTGGCTCTCTGATCCGGGGCACGTTGGGCGGGGAGGCactcctctctgttcgttacaGCAGCTCCAGCCCCGACGCGCCAGTCATCAAGTGGCAGCTGAAGAGGGACGACAAGCCCGTCACCGTGGTCCAGTCCATTGGCACCGAGATCATTGGGAACCTGAGGCCCGAGTACCGGGACCGCATCCTGGTGTTTGAGAATGGCACCCTCctactccacaacctcaaactctCTGATGAGGGCACCTATGAAGTGGAGATCTCCATCACGGATGATACTTTCACCGGAGAGGGGAGTATCGACCTGACTGTGGATGGTATGTGGTCCATAGTGTAAGCAAGagcctatctcctgattctgtagcagaggcagcttgatgtacaagtaaaCCCCttggacaggatgctagtctatCACAGGGTCTTGGGTACAAGTCTTTGGTATGACTTGACCCcccaaccttccaatctcagggaAGACACTCGATCCACAAGGCAATTGAGATGGTTGATGCATATTTTAGTATAAGTTTACTTGTCCTTTATGACATGACTTGCTTGTAGGAACTGCTGGGATTGTCTGTGATAAAACCAAAGGATTTTTTCCCTTTTTGTTTATACATATTTCTCACACATTTGTATGACTGAAACATCAGCTGAATTGTCAAGGAAAGTGCAGGGGACAATGGTCCAAACCATGTTGTTCTTGTAAAGGCATTGTTGCAATGAGGGTCACCTGAGAAGTTGTTAATGTACACCTGAGCTATTTTTTTAACCCATCATATCAGTATAACCTTTGGCCCAGAAGGAAGAGACATATCTTGACGTGTCTGACTACTATACTTATTCTCCATAGAGCCCATATCCATACCTTACGTCCATATGGAGGCGTCCTCAGTACTGGAGCTCAGCGAGCACTTCACCCTCAACTGCTCCCATGACAACGGAACCAATGCCAAGTACAGCTGGCAGAAAGGAGGGAAACTGTTGACCAATGAGACCCGTCTGCAGCTGTCACCTGACCAGAAGCTCTTGACCATTGTGCGGGTGCTGATGGTGGATGATGACATCTACGGATGCGCGGTCGAGAACCCTATTGGGAGCATGAAGAGTCTGCCCATCAAACTCACTGTCTACAGTAGGCTATACAGTGGCAGTATAGGCTTGAACCATTGGCAATTCAGTTACAATCTTTAATACGATTTTAGGTCAAACGGCAACGTTGCCACATGCTTTGCTATAAAATTGAGGGATGAGGCTGGATAACTCCTGTAATAATCTctggctattattattattattattatttaacccaTTATATAGGCAACTTTAGAAAGTACACACTAATCACACTAAATCAATTGAAATTATTTTCATAATGTCATCTCAGAGCGCTTTTCCCCTAAAGTCCTACTTGTcactggttcaagcccagggcgTGCAACAAATACTTCACTGAAAAGCAAGTCCTTGTATGTCAGAGAAGGGGTGAAAAAAGGCAATACTAACTGTAGCCTAATGTACCAGCAGCAAAAAGATAATGAGTGGGAGGGAAGTTGATCACTGGCTATACATCCAGTACATGACTACATCACAGAGACATGAGTGTGTGcgtgggaggacaggggaggaagTACATGCTGTAATTCTGCTTCAACATATTGTTAAGTAGTTCTACTGTGCGGTTTGTTTTCCTATGTggctgcgtcccaaatagcaccctattccctatatagtgcactacttttgaacagagcctcgggggccctggtcagaagtgtACACTAAAtatggaaaagggtgccatttgggacaaacacCTATGACCCTCCTACCCTCCTGACCCTCCCCTAACAGGGAGGAGTTCCCTCTACATCATTCTCTCCACCGGGGGTATTTTCCTCCTTATCACCTTGGTTACGGTGTGCGCCTGCTGGGGACCGTCCAAGAAGTAAGAGCCACTTTTGTCTCACTCTCTACATGTTTCTGGATGCTTCGGTCTGTTCATGGTCCTATTGGTTGGGAATACAGCAAGATGATTAGTAACATGGCAGAAGCATATTGATAGGCAAGTTCATTAATGCAATCCAGTTAACTTGATAATAATTATTGAATTATACAATTATTAGTCAAATGTGTAATTATTAAAATAATAATTACTATTTTATAGCACCCTTTATAGGCACCCTTTTCCATATTTAGTGtacacttttgaccagggcccctgaGGCTCTGTTCAAAATTGTACTGATATACCGTAGTGTTAAATAGACAAAATGCTAAATTTGACATGAACAATGTTGTTTTGAACAGTTTTATACTGTACAATTGATGCACACAGTTGTTTCTCACGTACAGTATATTTTGTGTTTATTGTGCAGAGAGCGGCAGAAACAGCAAATGAAGCCCAGAGGTTTGGCAGGACTGCCAAGGCATTTAATAGAACACCCTGATTATTCCCCAATCAATCATGCAGGTAAGGAACCTAATAATTAATTGTATTTATATTTCCTAGTTATTTATAAGAATTATAAATTGTTGTGCTACACCAAAAGTCTTCATCCAATGTATTTTTCATCCTCTACAGTTGACGTTGTACCAAAAATGATGACTGAACATGAACGCAAGAATCCAGTGGCACTCTACATCCTCAAAGAGGTACCTCTTTAAATAACAAAAAAGCTGTCATCAGTATCTGACTCAAAACATagctaaaaaatacatttaatttaataaataaattaaaatccCAGAGATACTGTGGGGACTTGTAGGTTTTTATTTCTCAACCCTCATTCAGGTGTTAAGATGACTACAATATCTCAATGTAGAAAAAAATACAGCCAGTATGTATTGTTTTGGACCTGTTcagagcattgtgtgtgtgtctgagtattGACTTGGTTTCCCTCGTTGTAGGATTTCCCTCAGGGCCACCATGACTCACCCGGCAACATGGGCCTTGGCCCCTCCTCTGAACCACCCAGCAGCCCCCCCGGCTACAGCAGCTCCCTGACTCCCTCCTCACGCTCCCCTGAACCCCCCGCCCACTCCTCTCGCAGGTACCCCCGCACCCCGATCAGCTCCCCCCCTTCACATCACAACAAGGTGCAGAGCAagtcctccaccccctccccaccccgCACTCGATGCTCCGGGCACACGTTTGGCGCCCCAGTGAGCATACCGCCTGCCAGTCAGTTAGAAGAGCCCACCCCAACACTGGAGAGCAACGGTACCACTCAGCCTTGATTGTCTATCTACAAGTCCTGGAGAGATAAAGTGTGTGCGGACTTATGTTTCAGCCCAGCAATAAGACATCTGGTCTAAATTGAAAACCTTGACTAGTTGAAAAAGGATTGTATTCATTAGGCACAAAACGGAACAAAATGGCCTGAAACAGTGATGGACTAACTGGAATTTTATTTTTTCTTTGTAAAAAGTTATTTTGAATGCCATATGGTTACTGGTGTGGTGAAGCTGGGCCAGAAAAAAAGCTGGCACAGTGTGTCTCCTGTTGTCTACCCCTGGTCAACATGTTCTTCCCCCCTCCATGCCTTGGtgctgtagagagacatgtatctgtgtgtttacatggtgactgtatgtatatatgtaaatAGATGTTATATGAAGTTATAGTGCAGTAATGTTTGTCTCAGAACCCAACACAGCACTTAATCATCTCAATATGTTTGTAAATACACTGTCATCCTCCACAACTGTATGAGTCAGGTTTAGGTTTTATGTTATGACACGTTAGTGAGCCGATTATTTTTTCTTCAATTATATTATGTCCTATTCATAAGACCTGCTCAAATGTATGAAACCTCTCTTTAAAGATACCCATTTATTCATATGTTGGTACATTTTGTATTGTGTGGATGTTTGTAATTTAACTCATTTTCTTTGTTATTGGGTATCATAGCTGAATAATCATTCAATGTTTTTCCTTTGTATAGATTCATAGAATTATTATGAAAATCAAAGGATACATTGTACATATCAGTAGAGATGTTTATTAAAGGCATGATGAGGAGGAAATATTGGTTGTCATTTATACATTTGTTTCACTCAAAGTGAAACTTTAGTGAATGTTTGAATGTTTCAAACACTTTATCCTCAATATTGTCAATTTGCATCTTCAGGTGAGCATGCATTTTTGccatttattatctatgcagaaaTTAATTGGAAAAATAAGTTGGTGTAGCAGATGGCAATCTGTGAAACTCAACCTGAAGTGCCTCCACTTGCGCTGCTGAATAGCTACTTTTTCAGTGGTGCGACAATATAAGACCCTTCGAGAGGGCAGTTACGTGTGATAGCGAGGCAGAGGTCCTGGGTTCGAGCCTCGGTATGAGTGAATCAGGAGGAAGCTGTACCCGATAACCAAGCAGTGTGACGTATTTTACAATGGTGCCGTGTTCCGGATCATCAGTTGATCTCAGCTCAATGATGGGGTCGCTGTGGAGTGGGTTTGAATGTAGCAGAAGGCGATGTGTGATACTCACTCCTCAGCCTGAAATGTCTCTACTTGTGCTGCCGAATAGCTAGCCTTTAGGTGGCGCAACAGGGTAAGATGCTTCTGGAAGGTGATCAGGGGTGTTAGCAAGGCAGAGGTCCTGGGTTCCAGACTTGGTATGAGCCGAATCAGGAGTAAACAGTACTCGCTAAGCAAGCAGTGTGACTTCCTTAACATTAGCTTATGTGGGACTTCTTCAGACAGTGGTAGGCTGCACCCATCGTTGTCGACATAAATGcaatctcttcatctctctccacaGAGAATGTTTGTGCCCTGCAATAAAACAGAGGGGACATACTTTCAACGATGTACAGTACAAGCTTTATGTCATTTGTTCCTTTTTGTCAAATGCTCCTCATtctgttctcacacacacacagatcatttGTTTGCTGATTCACAGTCATAGGACAATAGTATGCCTGTTCAGTGACCATTACAGCTGTGTAGTTGAGGCATGGAGAAGAAAGAAAGTGATTATTCTACCTATCCCAATATATaccctaccgttcaaaagtttggggtcacttagaaatgtccttgtttttgaaagaaaagcaaattgttttgtccattaaaataacatcaaattgatcacaaatacagtgtagacattgttaatgttgtaaatgactattgtagctgggaactgctgattttttatggaatatctacataggtgtacaggggcccattatcagcaaccatcacccctgtgttccaatggcatgttatg
Encoded here:
- the hepacamb gene encoding hepatic and glial cell adhesion molecule b, whose protein sequence is MKAEREDLSKAIAAPQLLLLWCLLVSPQSGRVKGVNITSPGSLIRGTLGGEALLSVRYSSSSPDAPVIKWQLKRDDKPVTVVQSIGTEIIGNLRPEYRDRILVFENGTLLLHNLKLSDEGTYEVEISITDDTFTGEGSIDLTVDEPISIPYVHMEASSVLELSEHFTLNCSHDNGTNAKYSWQKGGKLLTNETRLQLSPDQKLLTIVRVLMVDDDIYGCAVENPIGSMKSLPIKLTVYRRSSLYIILSTGGIFLLITLVTVCACWGPSKKERQKQQMKPRGLAGLPRHLIEHPDYSPINHAVDVVPKMMTEHERKNPVALYILKEDFPQGHHDSPGNMGLGPSSEPPSSPPGYSSSLTPSSRSPEPPAHSSRRYPRTPISSPPSHHNKVQSKSSTPSPPRTRCSGHTFGAPVSIPPASQLEEPTPTLESNGTTQP